ccactcaatcgtttccacttcctaagagaccagggtacgtttcactatgacttgtataaataggtctcacctatttccaccaaacaacaagttttggtcaggagaacaataccacatccagaaatcatctgatagtttTCATTCaactagccagttcaactttctgatacaagtcacaaaacacccacacttccagaatcaactattctggtctcaacactttcttcgctttcccccctaagaccagcccttctccttcactttgtgaccgaagcaagcctggaacgaccatttattggtttaggccaggattgtacagattgatctcccgaatcaaaagtactctcgtgcagtacctTGTTTAGGgcttaaactcgtttctcacccacacacacgaaattcctgaaaacaacagaaacagttttcacccacaaacaattggcgaccacaatgggagattaatctcttggttagaacatcaatttccaatttccaattacGTTCTTCAacacgatctcaagatggtagaactcaagtCCGGATcggcaacaaaccctgagaacactagcgttgaaatcatccctggtactaacgctccttccagtggcattaatacgccaccctcCAATGCCAGCAGCGCGTAAAaggttccttcaggtgttacaccatcGATCACCAGAGCCGTTGCCGCCTCTCCCAACGTTTCTACATGTCtaacacctccaaccgtcaccagatccGCTGCTACTCCATCaccgggacgagagactggaggagccaggggAAGCCAACCTccccttaccactgttgatttgccagaaagacaaaaggttctcgtagggctcagacagacatggctataaCTCCGAAGGACATAACTAaattcctcaagacactaacgagcggctaccacaagagtcacgtcaaccccagatggagctgataaggaatacttttaacatccggcgtaagcacttcagcaggatgcacctttatagatgaagagtcTCGCGTTTTTCCTAAACACCCAGTAGAAaagaatcatcaatccaatttcatcacagtgaagatcaggaacgGCCTCTCCAAAATTGGggtaaagaaaatcagcaaccctcctgagttcacagagaccctctttctgtcaggagctgcatgatttctgggaacttcgcccacaaaatcgtgcagtctatgatgaaacatttatgtgagattctgtatttctccaaggcgcagcgtcaagacatatttgcagccctcaaccgcactgcatcaggaaagcagctgtttccagccagggaagccgttcccgaaccccaacctctcctgaaaagaacgattgatagatggaactaaggactcctaaccactgttcacttgaaggatgtcgagtttgacaacacgctgattgacgcggcctccgacttcaacattgtaaccgtcaaggctctgagagttgcaagggaaaatcaaacagaagaagcgtattcttttcTATGAGGAGAAAAACGCTACTTGCCGACCAACATTatttgtgacgtcttcccatataccatatcgtatcaagtcgttttttgaagtcaagggttaatggcgccctcacGGAATTTTTCTTCAGGagtcgcttcaacgtttctctccgggagccgcttcaacgttctctccaaaaatcgctccgcttcaacgttctccaacagcggctccacttcaacgttctccatCAGAAACTCCACTTTaacgttctctccataagttGTTTTGCtacaacgttcgctccagcagccgctccgcttcagcattttctccataagctgctccgggatccgaagccgaagcttcagcgttttgctccatgagattcaacgtcctctccaagagacgAAGCCGCTTGAACGCCACTCCTTCCTttcaaggttcgtgcccgtagccaccacactcctccctgtcaaggatcatgatcacaaccagcaaaggatcgcagttgtggccacttttttgatccatctcgccaaacctcgtggtcgtgggcagtttactcgcttacgcatccatccaatccctTTGCCTCCATGCTCTCCCATGCAAtcccagccaacctattttggtccccacgacgatgtagtctcttctgatcacatctgctgccaagaactgttgatgctcgtttgtcgataccatccagagctttaccatagcaacaaccactacaataAACatataaaccacacttggggactgaggatctacacgggatcccttcactatcaaagctcagaagacacagtcaaccaaaattCATAGCTACGACAAGGccatccacccttcaaaggtgtagcgtaagaatatcatcacctctccgtatagaaggcgcctgcaacactttacgaggccgcggcggatcccgagcctactcagagaaaacaacttcaacaaccaaagagaagtgcgactggagactgctcatcacggtccatccccgacaataatcaagcattcatgagataactccagagacacggctgaaacatttttcttgaagagacagagggagccacgattaacgacgcAACCGTCTCACTTCTACCACTTCGTTATCCATAATGTTTCATCCATTCccagcatcccagcatcacatccagaagagtatgaTAAAATTGTATCaaataggcgtggattcaaggcgatgcaattaaagtaggctacacttggggactgaggcctCCTTCATGTTTggaagcttaaacgcagtcaccaccttaccagtgaacgCAGCAGgaacacatcttccacgagaaaataggctcaggataattacacatggggactaccaggaTGGGACACCTTCACTGCCCACAACCAtgttatttccgatttcaacatcatcactgtcgaagttttacgagccgcaagaatttctcaacatgaagctgtACCCGTtcatcaaagaccccaaaagcacgccacagagatacattcacatatccggccacgccacgGATCTAAcaaaagtataactggggactgctcaccgcatcccattccatacaatagtccaagattcagaagatggttcaaaggatgttgcttggAATGAAGTCCTGGTATCAGCACATCGACAACGGAGCGCCCCTCAACTCATTTATTTCTCCCGATGGTTctagaagatttcgaccatacaagcacccactgcatatcatcatcgcaatcagaaatcccaggcaccaaataacctaaagtcaaggatggaccaacaacgcaaccacaatctccaagattagccctcacatgatcattgccgagcttATATTTCATCCATACATCCCAAGAGtgtaatggagtttggtaaattttaatATCcattggagaggttagatactcattcttctggagttagaaccttattacacattctggagaaaatcgatggtattgttgggtggctacatgctagagcacctaccttgagttctccttgcTCGCCTTGCTGCTAATTATAACTATCGGAGAGTTCTTTGTTGTCGTTAATGCTCACTCTACCACCGACAACAAATGACGAAGAGAAGCCAAACGCTGCAGACGAAAGAACAGAGCCGAACGAGCAACAGAAAATAGAAGAGGatgtagtgtgccaatatctccgctccatgatcgaaccagcagcgcgccaacacgaggaacaccagtcgttCAACCTACAACGCTCCATGGCTCcatcactccgtggtcaagccaactctgcatggctccagcactctatggttaaattagcgccaacgctccatcatcactgtttggtagccgaagttccagcgccttcatcaccgtttggtaaccaaagttccagcgccatattttcGTCATTCCATGGACTAAAGCCAGATTCAACATTCCACGGACagaagccagtttcaccattccacagactgaagccagtttccaccattccatggactgaagccagtttcaccattctgcggactgaaccCAGTATCTACCGTTCCACGAATCAGGAGCCAGTCGTTCCATCTCTGCTTCTCCGCGATCTAGCCAGCCAAGCGCCAACCACCGCTTCACGGACCTAGCCAGAAAcaccattccatggatgtagcCAAGCAAGCAGCGCCGTCCATCATTCATCCATCATTCAAGCCAACTCTGCGTGGCTCCATCTTCACCGCTCCATGGCCATTCCTCCAAGCTAGCCACgccattggcccttccaagctagccacgccattggcccttccaagctagtCACGCCATTGGTACTTACAAGCTAGTCACgccattggcccttccaagctagccaCGCCATTGGCTCTTCCAAGCTAGCCACgccattggcccttccaagctagcTTCGTTATTGGCCCTTCCAATCTAGCCTCGCCATCAGCCCTTCCAAGCTAACCAcgccatccacctttccgtaGCCGTTCAAAGAAGCGCCATCTTGGCCGTTCGAAGTAGCGCCATCTCTaccagccaaggaagcgccatcttgGCCGTTCAAGACAACGCCATCTCCATGAATTCCGTAACTTATCCGGCTAGCAACATTCTCCGCTCCGCGGACCAAGTCACAGTACCACCTCTGCCAATTAGTAGCCAAAGTTGCATTGATGAGGCCGGCAACCCATGgccaaaccaaatttatgcgaaaCCGCCGATGCAAGGATCGCAGATTCTTCGTGCCTCCTgaaaaaggttagccaaatctccCTAacaatcttttcatgacttgttgtttcgattcatcctcatatgtcaccatctcatgcttaccccgcaacaatgccactgttccgagctaagcaggggacttaatgttgatggtggtttttagcttatggttaaaatcgtaaaaccttgcatcttatGTAACGTCATTCTGCAAGGAAACGGAGCCACATGTGCTAACCtttccactggcatatttattgagccgctcaatatacttacatgaaatttatccagactggaaaatcccagatgttctgtaaatttcggcgcctcgcgtatattcacttaatataagttcctctgaatgccttctatgctatgttctccggctcaACTCTTAATGTCGATATGGCATgatgatttgtgttcactcgcagcagagtaacacgaatctccaagtatcaagaatacgacctttgcataaggtattcaatcagaaaagcatgctgctctctggcaacgaacttaaaagagctctgtgtcgacacatagaattcagACGATCGTcttgactaacttgcaaaagttagggtttcccgcctcgcgcaatataccagaccttgcttgtcaaaattaagcctaagcaaactaagtaattaatccgccatggattagcaggtgcagaaCCTCGCTCGGAATAAGAAAAAACAAGGAGTCGCTGCAGCAAgaagaggcgtggccatgcccgaGGCCAGCTAGCGCCATTGGCCACGCCTCGACCCTATttccttgaccaatcaagtcgctttaaatccgccatacTCACACATAAGTatagccacgcccatgcctggccgaccctcttacattaaccaatcaggtaaCCTTAAACTCGCCATAATGATGAAAAGAAGTAAACCGCGCTGGATGGACCcaaagccaattggtttcccaaaaaaCGCACACGTGaggcacacatgccagatgcacatgccaaactcgccaaataTGGCCACTCGCCCCATGCGACGTGCTacataggctaattagggtttcgacaagccaaaccctcAGCAAGATTTCCACGCCGACGTGCCAAGGTTTCAATGGCTATGGATACACAGCCTCgccaaaggcatgcacgagccatgccagccatgccgcatgcCTCTAGCACGATTTGAATGCACCACTGCCAATTGAAGGTAGACATGATCAAAGGCTATCTGTCCtcctgagatgcgatctcagccatccaagttcgccaccaaactaacagacttgtggcaacatTTGAGagaccatgccgccaagccctaaattttggccatggtgccaaaccctaaattggccacGACACCAAGCCCTAAACTTTGCCGTGCCGCCAAACCTTAACTTTAGTCACAAAACCAAATCTtaaactttggccatgctacaacaccacggccactggcatgccaccatgccgcaaccattggcatgccaccatgccacggccactggcatgccaccgcgCCGCAGCCACTGCCATGCCACCGTGCCACAATCACTGGCATGAcaccatgccacggccactggcatgccaccatgacgcaactactggcatgccaccttgCCACGGCCGCTGGCATGCCGTCGTGCcgcaaccactggcatgccaccgtgccgcaACCACTGGAATGCCACCATGCCGCGACCACTGACATGCCACCGTGCCGCAGCTCCTGGCATGCCACAATGCACTACTGTTGGCGCCACTTCGACTAGataaaacgagcctagcatcacatgataTTTACCTGCGGAAAGCCtctcgattttaacttgccacacgtagcaaaatactacatgttttccacgaaaacactcgagacatcaaaatatgtcacaaactgggggatgcgcatagagtattggtctggaggtttatagcgtgcggcgtgcaatgcgctcgttacaagaaagtgtcatgaagtgggataattagtggtggtgaaaagtaactgtgtaaacaattcatttcctccgtcatggaagcgtaatgactggtggttacacgaattcacttccctcatcatggaagaataacgtctgacagttacacgttacttttttcttccaccactcaatcgtttccacttcctacgacaCCAGGGTACGcttcactatgacttgtataaataggtctcacctatttccaccaaacaacaagttttggtcaggagaacaatactacatccagaaatcatctgatagctttcattcagctagccagttcaactttctgatacaagtcacaaaacacccacacttctagaatcaactattctggtctcaacgctTTCTTCgcctccctccctaagaccagcccttctccttcattttgtgaccgaagcaagcatggaacgaccatttcttggtttaggcaaggattgtacagattgatctctcgaatcaaaagtactctcgtgcaatacattgtttacggcttaaactcgtttctcacccacacacacgaaattactgaaaacagcagaaacagttttcacccacaaacacctgtCCTTATCAAATTACAACTTAAGATAAATAGGATGGTCCATGACTGTGAAGGGAGAATGAAAGAACTTATGTGGGGTTCTGATTCTGAAAGAGATATTTTACACTACTTCTTTATCCAGGCAAGGAAAATGAGAAGAATGACAATTATTGTGATCTTTTTTCACCTGCCAAATGAGAATGAATTGCttttatgttgtgatggtgcctcTAGAGGCAATCCAGGTACTGCAGGATATGGATTTATAGTTAGAAACTATATTGGTGCTTTTATTTTTGCAGAATCTGGTGGTCTGGGAATTACTACTAACTATGTTGCAGAATTTATATTATGTATCAAAGCTATGGAATGGGCTGTTGAAAACCAGAATGTCAGATTAATTCTGCAATCAGATTCGAAGACTTGTATTATAACTTTAAAGCAACAGAAGATTTCATGGTTTTTCTTGGCAAGATGGCAAAAGGTTATGGCTGGTATACATTCAATATCTTTCAATCATGTTTATAGGGAAATCAATTTCTCTGCTGACCATTTTGCTAAAAAAGGAGTTCACTTGCAGAAGGGATAGACCTTGGGTTTCAATGATAAACCTAATAGTCTGGCTTGTCTTGTATTCCTAGATCAGCCTTATTAAAGATTTGAATAGCTCTttgtattttagttttgttttgcttcttttcttgctttgcttttctgtttctttgtttttattgggGCTGTAATTTTTAACCTTGTTATTTTTTAATAAAGTTTTGGTTCTTgggttttacttttttttttgtattgaaaaccctaatctagcttTAGAGATGAAGGCAAGTCTAATAGATtccagactcaaccaaacaaacattcaaatcatataacaatataagcaatgaatcatAAACGACAAATTATTGAGACAGAttaaactaattcattgaataaatatcatgtttgagaaatcaacttaaaccattaaccaataataataatttagctactcatatctatggagttcatcaccgtaataaatgaaagaaagaagatgaaaataaccaAAGGAAACCCGAGAAGTGTAATCGGCTATCTCCAAAAGCTCCAAGTAGTAGTGGAATACATCATCTCAACGTTGTAAAATTCTTTCCCTTTATGTCTCTTAttgtttccaaaattaggtcaagtCCTCCAAAGTCCAATAGATATAAGTCCTCCAAGCCCattgataaacgcatttatgtgtctattttgttctcaatgttctgtattgttagactcgattaaatacttattgtgttattttatggttttgtagatgtttttggaaaaataagctcttgcggagaaattggctcgaaaagtggtgttttacaccctaggatagagtactaaagacaccccagaaatgcaccggaggaacccagaaaaattactaaaggcaccccaagggacatgtgttattcggattcCAGCAACGGATAAGAGGGCGAccaatggataaggggtgaccttcttcacaaattcaaaaaatattttggcgggaaaatatttgctcttcattggcagattttctcgattgcatttggacgtgattttgtgcgattcaatcgctgaaactttgtggaaacatgtaatatatcataacaaagctagtatgggtgatTGTCTCGACTgaatttggttggataatcacgtggaagaaatcagggtaacacgggtttgaaaatgatattcacggattttttcagcaagtttgatgtgtgttgctcgtgtttggatgacacttagtcattgaagatgcatgtagaagctaaataagggagtatcagaagctgtttacgcgttgagaatcatttcagggaagaaaatattcggaaaatattttcttttaacaccgagtaatgaaggatcatggagagttaatgagcgtgatttcttgtcgttgttgggtataaataggttccctgggtgtcttagaagggtgtcgagagtttggggagttagtagagacaagagaacgaagaaatcacgagttgcaggaaaagttttctgctgctgcaactcaagaacatgaagaacataagacccgtcAAGGAAAGTCGTTGAAAACTGTCGTAGTTTCTCGACAGTTTGCAATACCTTTCCAACGACTTCGGAACAGTGTTTGCGACGCTTTCCTTTTATCGTTCTGTAACAGTGTATTCTGTAACgcctataaacgttgcagtttcccgattttcactattttcttcattttctctccattgtaaacaccattggagctataataaattattttgagcgtCATGATGATCTAAACCCAACACTAGGATGACAGAGGAGgttgaatttcatacatgggtaaatttattttattctttttatgacttttgcattaatttaaaattgaaatatgatttgaattaattggttgttatttaatttgatgatgtatgcttagcttagttgttttgatacatcatgcttaggacttacaatcaatgttttaagaatctatcttggcaaaatcagagtctatgttaattttattgagttttatttctcaaagaatatatgaatgaaccttgtgtagtgaattcatccaaatccttagtcccagtacctctcacccattgttaatatttttgtgtatataattttattaaacctaaaattccatttccttcacaagtctgaaacgaatcctatttactacaaccccatcaaaaatctaaaatcattttggcgccgccgacgcggatttgtgcttagttaaaatttttaggtttttttctaatttcatttgttctttttacgtttctttgggtgtgtctttgtattacaggtttgaagttggatactaaagacttggaatcaaagcttaaagctaaaagagaaggtaaaagacaaagcaaaaaaaaaaaaaaagagcgaaagaaaaaattaaaaaaaagagagagagaatttattttttttatcttttttagagaccttccatttttgtaattattattatttttatttcttttcttttgcactttatttggactttggacttggacaattattttattttttttaaaccctaaggaagggtacattaaatataaaactgtttgcagggaaggacgacgattacaatatcgtctcggcccctcgggttcgcacatgacataggagtcgtggcccgagtcgacttcagcggttctgcgcccgtctggtacgggaggtaagctttcgaaacacccgcgagtcccctgtcagcgggtttattgtatgccttaaggtgaatatatgttgaggatttgaatacggttgttttaatttcctagtaaagggcaaggcctgtccaaattaagataaggactcgtatttcatcaccgtttccttctagcccgctttaggaaaacgaaaccaaacgcgaacctaagcttaaaattttgactagaacgagacctatagggtaacgagcttagtaggaaagtcgttcgaaaaatattggttactcttttagcatacttcgaagttcatgatgatttctgtgagttgaatgcgtgactgcgccgccttgtgatagcagtgaggccttgggtatcaaagctccactgagcttccctcgcctcaattcaacttactttgactcggattgattccagaggggtttgcttaaattgtaacgaattccctttcgaatgattaaaagctggtctagaaacaatctaagtggagccatcatgcttgttgtttgctagattttataggtttgatttggtcgagtcagccttgtttgtgattgtgtagaattcccttgcaattaagaatgtcgaactggtatgatagaagccaatacaatgattatcgacctgaatttgaatatggacatcatcctttctatgagcatgttgggaatagtggttgggaacgccatcctttggaaggatatgggtcataccctggtgagcccaattactatccacacatgcatcagtcttacgagcaagaagattatagtactagttcttcttctctagaggatacaatcaaactattgaaaagtagtcctttttatgatccctatgttcctattcctcctttagaagagtccgtCAGGGAGTTaactgagtcgacgcgtaagttagctgagatgaatagtgtaattatagacgaaagaactacaataatgagtgaactttctatagaggaatccctcaagctgatggctgagacgaacgaaagacttgctctaaataatcttactttccaatatagtgtttccaataatacccttaaaaatgaggatagttatttgcataatcaagatgacgaggttagaattggtaacattacttgttttgatgaggttcgatctttttcatgttattatgataaggatagtgttgatgaagaatcatacttatgtaggaatagtgatcaggaaatggttactccaattgagttttacaatgataatattatttctagttcaaatccaaataattttaataattattcacctattcaaaaggacgaggatttgactagagataccctcgttttagacgatgcagtatttcctgtttacaaagccgataatgatttagaggaacgagtttattttgagaataatgttttaaagtctagagatttagaaacaatagtcttagacgaagaagatgaaatcgtagagatgagtgaggatg
This is a stretch of genomic DNA from Papaver somniferum cultivar HN1 chromosome 1, ASM357369v1, whole genome shotgun sequence. It encodes these proteins:
- the LOC113356274 gene encoding uncharacterized protein LOC113356274, which gives rise to MVHDCEGRMKELMWGSDSERDILHYFFIQARKMRRMTIIVIFFHLPNENELLLCCDGASRGNPGTAGYGFIVRNYIGAFIFAESGGLGITTNYVAEFILCIKAMEWAVENQNVRLILQSDSKTCIITLKQQKISWFFLARWQKVMAGIHSISFNHVYREINFSADHFAKKGVHLQKG